The Desulfovibrio fairfieldensis sequence CCGCCTCGACCGCCTCGGCCGAAACCAGGGAAAAAGCCGCCGCCGGTTCCCATATTGTGGAACAGGCCGTGCAAAGTATTGGAGAAGTGCATCAGATGTCCCTGGCTCTCAAGGAGGACATGGTGCAGCTCAATGAGCACGCCCAGGACATCACCCGGATCATGAACGTGATTTCGGACATTGCGGACCAGACAAATCTGCTGGCCCTCAATGCTGCCATTGAAGCGGCGCGGGCCGGCGAAGCCGGGCGCGGCTTCGCCGTGGTGGCTGATGAGGTGCGCAAGCTGGCCGAAAAGACCATGGCCTCCACCAATGACGTGGGCAATGCCATCAAGGCCATCCAGGAAAGCACGGCCAAGAGTATGACCGGTGTGGATCAGGCCGTGGAGCGCATCGGAGAAGCCACGGATCTGGCCAGCCGGTCCGGACAGGCCTTGCAGGAGATCGTGAGGAACGCGGAGGCCACTGCCGACCAGGTCAACGCCATTGCCACGGCCAGCGAGGAGCAGTCCGCCGCCAGCGAAGAAATCAATCAGACCATCGTGGAGGTCAACGACATGTCCCGCCAGACCGCCGAGGCCATGGCCGAAGCCGCCAAAGCCGTAACCGAACTGGCCGACCAGGCCCAGAACCTCACGGGACTCATCCATGAAATGAAGCAGGGCTAGCGACCCTTCCCGCCTGTAAAAAAGACCGGCTTTCTCCCGCGCTCCAGCGAAGAAAGCCGGTCTTTTTGCATCAGCTCGCCACTCCCAAGACAAAAAAAGCGCGGGGCCTTCCCCGATAACGGCATTCCCGCCCCGGCTTTTCGTCGTAAAAAGCCCCGCCGGGGGACAGCTTCAGCCCGGAAGGCCTGCTGTCCACCCCGGCGGGGCGTCAGGAACGGATCTGTGCCGTCCAGCTATCTGGACTGCGCCGCGGGCGTGGGCAGCGTTTTGCCCGCGCCGGTTTCTTCCTGCAGCAGGCGTTCGGTATTGACCACCGGGAAGCTCGGGCTCTTGCCGGGGTCCTCCCAGCCGCCGCCCAGGGCCATGCAGACGCTGACCACCGCGTCAAGACGGTCGCGCAGGGCCGAGGCCAGTTGCAGCTCGGCGGCAAAGAGCTGGCGCTCGGCGTCCAGCACCGTCAGATAGTCGGTATAGCCGTTGTCATACTGCAAGCGGGCGATGTCCACCGAGCGGCGCAGGCTTTCCACCTGAATCTGCATGCTGCGCACAATGGCGTCCGCCTCGCGCTGCGAGGTGAGCGAGGTGCGGATGTCTTTGAAAGCCGTCTGCACTGTCTTGCGATACACCGCGATGGCGGCCTTTTTCTGGGCTTCCGCGTCCTTCAGATTATACCAGTTGCGGCCGAAGTCCAAGATGGGCAGCGTTCCAGTGGCCCCGTAGCTCCAGGCTCCGGCCGGACCGGTGAACAGATTGCCCACCGCCGCGCTGAGCGTGCCCAGCATGCCCGTCAGGGAGATGGACGGGAAGAACTGGGCGCGGGCCACGCCGATATTGGCATTGTAGGCCATGATCATGTATTCGGCGGCGCGCACGTCCGGCCGCCGCTCCAGCAGTTCGGACGGCAGGCCCTCGGGCAGCACCGGCGGCGAAGGCAGCATGCCGATGGCCTGCCCGCGCGGCATGGCGCGGTTGATGATGTCGCGCGGCGAGCGGCCCAGCAGCACGGCCAGGGCGGCCTCGGCCTGATCCACGGAGACGGTGCTGGTGTGCACCTGGGCGCGGGCGGTTTCCACCTCGGCCCGGGCCCGCTGCCAGTCAAGCTCGGTGATGTCGCCCTGCTTGTAGCGGCTGGTGTAGATGCCGAAGGCATCCTCGCGGCTCTTCAGCGTGC is a genomic window containing:
- a CDS encoding efflux transporter outer membrane subunit, producing the protein MSAPYKARRVPAFAAARALALAMTLALLLSACSLAPRYERPGQDIPEQWRKVDLGSTPLNTDWWTRFNDPVLTAMVEEALKNNQDLAESLAKIDSAAAQVGIATSQLLPSVSGDAAATSQSSSTKIANYSTLADRSNTNYQGSLNASWELDFWGKYRNNYTALSDVLMNTVVGHEALRLSVAGQTAQGYFALLALDMQLDTARRTLKSREDAFGIYTSRYKQGDITELDWQRARAEVETARAQVHTSTVSVDQAEAALAVLLGRSPRDIINRAMPRGQAIGMLPSPPVLPEGLPSELLERRPDVRAAEYMIMAYNANIGVARAQFFPSISLTGMLGTLSAAVGNLFTGPAGAWSYGATGTLPILDFGRNWYNLKDAEAQKKAAIAVYRKTVQTAFKDIRTSLTSQREADAIVRSMQIQVESLRRSVDIARLQYDNGYTDYLTVLDAERQLFAAELQLASALRDRLDAVVSVCMALGGGWEDPGKSPSFPVVNTERLLQEETGAGKTLPTPAAQSR